A portion of the Lolium rigidum isolate FL_2022 chromosome 1, APGP_CSIRO_Lrig_0.1, whole genome shotgun sequence genome contains these proteins:
- the LOC124658861 gene encoding early nodulin-like protein 2, protein MAHSHTFFFLLVTAAAVGMHGASAGLVPAVPIGKRYIVGGADGWVVPPPQNKDMYIKWADSIQFFVEDSIEFMYKNDSVGKVNKYAYYHCNWTASATTPANKDGSALFLLDAPGFAYFASTDARNCKRGQRLMLNVKARPSSAPAPSPDASADAPSPPVARPPSSEPGAPAPGEPVMVDDSAAALASSSGRGLVLWVCLAVLALAGLIRA, encoded by the exons ATGGCTCACTCCCACACCTTCTTCTTCCTGCTCGTCACTGCCGCTGCCGTCGGCATGCATGGCGCTAGCGCCGGGCTCGTTCCAGCTGTGCCCATCGGTAAGCGGTACATCGTCGGCGGTGCTGACGGCTGGGTTGTGCCGCCACCGCAGAACAAGGACATGTACATCAAGTGGGCTGACAGCATCCAGTTCTTCGTTGAGGACTCCATTG AATTCATGTACAAGAACGACTCGGTCGGCAAGGTGAACAAGTACGCGTACTACCACTGCAACTGGACGGCTTCGGCCACGACGCCCGCCAACAAGGACGGCAGCGCACTCTTCCTCCTCGACGCCCCCGGATTCGCCTACTTTGCCAGCACCGACGCCAGGAACTGCAAGAGGGGACAGCGCCTCATGCTCAACGTGAAGGCCAGGCCttcgtcggcgccggcgccgtcccCGGATGCGTCAGCAGATGCGCCATCTCCTCCCGTCGCTCGGCCGCCGTCGTCTGAGCCGGGGGCGCCGGCGCCCGGAGAACCGGTAATGGTGGACGACAGCGCCGCCGCTCTAGCCTCCTCGTCTGGTCGCGGCTTAGTGCTGTGGGTGTGTCTCGCGGTTCTAGCCTTGGCGGGGTTGATTCGAGCATGA